The DNA sequence CACCGGAGTCGAACCAGACGTCGATGACCTCGGGCACCCGCTCGGCGCGCCCGCCGCACTGCGGGCAGTCGAAGGCGACGTCGTCGACGTAGGGCCGGTGCGGGTCCAGGTCGTCGAGGTCCTGTCCGGCGAGTTCGCCCAGCTCGTGCAGCGAGCCGACGACGGTGTGGTGGTCCTCGGCGCAGTACCACACCGGCAGCGGTGTCCCCCAGTAGCGGCTGCGCGACAGCGCCCAGTCGATGTTGTTGCGCAGCCACTCGCCGTAGCGCCCCTCCTTGACGTTCTCCGGGAACCAGTTGGTGCGCGCGTTCTGCTCCAGCAGCCGGTCCTTGATGGCGGTGGTCTTGATGTACCAGGACGGCAGCGCGTAGTAGAGCAGCGGCGTGTGGCAGCGCCAGCAGTGCGGATAGCTGTGCTCGTAGGGCTCGTTGCGCAGCAGCAGGCCGCGGGCGCGGAGATCCGCCACCAGCGCGGAGTCGGCCGTCTTGAAGAACTCGCCGCCGACGAGGCCGAGATCGGCCTCGAAGGTACCGTCGGCGCGCACCGGGTTGACCACGGGCAGCCCGTAGGCGCGGCAGACGGCCATGTCGTCGGCGCCGAAGGCGGGCGACTGGTGGACCAGGCCCGTGCCGTCGTCGACGGTGACGTAGTCGGCCAGCACGACGAAGTGCGCCGGCTCCTCGAACTCGACGAGCTCGAAGGGGCGCTGGTAGTTCCAGCGCTCCATCTCCGAGCCCTCGAAGCGCTCACCCGTCAGCGTCCAGTCCTCGCCCAGCGCGGTGGCGACCAGCGGTTCGGCGACCAGCAGCCGCTCGGTGCCGTCGGTCGCCACCACGTAGGAGACGTCGGGGTGCACGGCCACGGCGGTGTTGGAGACCAGCGTCCAGGGGGTCGTGGTCCACACGAGCAGGGAGGTGGGCCGCTCGGGGTCGGCCAGCGGGCCGGAGGTGACGGGGAAGCGCACGTACACCGACGGATCCACGACGGTCTCGTAGCCCTGGGCCAGTTCGTGGTCGGAGAGCGTGGTGCCGCAGCGCGGGCAGTAGGGGCTGATGCGGAAGTCGCGGACCAGCAGGCCCTGCTCCCAGATGGTCTTCAGCGCCCACCACACCGACTCCACGTACTCGGGGTCCATGGTGCGGTACGCCTCGTCCATGTTCACCCAGTAGCCCATGCGCTCGGTCATGGCGGTGAACGCGCCGACGTTGCGCAGCACGGACTCTCGGCAGTGGGCGTTGAACTCGGCGACGCCGAACTCCTCGATGTCCTTCTTGCCGCTGAGGCCCAGCTCCTTCTCCACGGCGACCTCCACGGGCAGGCCGTGGCAGTCCCAGCCGGCCTTGCGGTCGACGTGGTAGCCGCGCATCGTCTTGAAACGGGGGAACACGTCCTTGAACACCCGCGCCTCGACGTGGTGCACGCCGGGCTGGCCGTTGGCGGTGGGCGGTCCCTCGTAGAAGACCCAGTTGGGGTTGCCGCGCGACTGCTCCAGGGAGCGTTCGAAGATCTTCTGCTCCGACCAGCGCCGCAGCACCTCGTGCTCGGTGGCGGGCAGGTCGATCTGGGCGGGGAGCGCGGGGAAGGCGCGGGCGGCGCTGTCGTCGGGCATGGAGCCTACCTCTCACCAGGGCATCGGTTGTCCTGATGGAGGGACGAGGCGCGTGCCCCGCGGTACCACCCTCCTTGGGAGAGGCGGGCCGGCCGCCTCGTTCCCCACTTCGTTGCCGTGGCTGCCGGGTCTACTGGGCCGCTGCGCGCCGCGGGCGCGCGCAGCCGTTCTTCCGGCGGCTCCGGGGTGATGTTCCCGACGGGCATACCCCCCGGGCTTCCACCGTCCCCGGGTCGCTATGGGCTGTGTCCGCGGTACTCGTCCCCATCCGCGCCGTGCCGTATCCCGAGGATAGCCGACACGGGGAGGGCAGGGGGCTCGCCGGAGCGGATGCCGGGTCGTCCTGTGCCGCCGACCGCGACGGTGCGGGCCGCCTTTCCCCGTGCGGCGGGCGGCGGTGCATACTTGCCTGCCGGGCCGCGTGCACCGCGCGGTCCGGCGCCGTGCGCGCGCCGTGCGGCGGGGCAGTGGTGATCGACGACGAGAGGGGCGGGCCGTGGCCGCGACCGGGCAGGAGGGCACCGTGCTGGTGACGCTCTCCGACAGGGACGACGCCGAGGAGTTGGCCGAGCAGTTGGCAGACCAGGGCTACGAGCCGTGCACCGTGCACCGCGACATGCTGGCCGGCGAGGACGACGCCGAGGACGTCGACTGGGTGATCGAGGTGAGCACCGGTCCGCACGGCGGCCCGGCCACCTTCGACGAGCCGCACCTGGCGATGCTGGCCCGGGACTACGGCGGCTTCGCCGCCGCCCGGTAGCGCGCCTGCTCTTCGTCCTCGACCCGCGCGGCGCCCCGGGGCGCCGCAGCGGCGGGCCTGTCGGCCTGGTGAATCGGGCGCGCTGAATCGGGAACACCTGGGGGATAGATCTGCAGAAGGCATGGTGTGTTCCGGCTGCGCTGTCGATGGTTGATTCGCCACCGGCGGGCGCTTAAGCTACCCGGCATCTCGTGCGAACACCGCCTGATGCGGTGGAATCGCACGTCAGAACGGGGTTCACGGCCGGCGCCCAGCGCGCGGCCCAGGGGGTGAGGTGCCGAATGGTGTCGACGACCGCGAGCGGCAGGTCCGGCGAGGAGGCCCGCAGGGGAGAAGGCGAGGGCAAGATGAGCGTGTCGAATGCGGCCGAGCTCCCAGTCCGCCCGGGGGAGGATCCGTGGACCGAGGCCGAGTTGGCCGAGGTGCGCGAGGGCCTGGAGACCGAGGTCGCCCGGCTGCGCGAGGGCGTCGCCGCCGCCGAGTCCGAGCTGGCCGAGCGGCTGTCGGATTCGGTCGAGGGGGCCGGAGACGACCCGACCGACACCGGTGCCAAGGCTTATCAGCGCGAGCACGACCTGGCGCTGAACTACAATACGCGTGAGCTCCTCGCGCAGAGCGAGCGGGCGATCCAGCGGATGGACGCGGGGACCTACGGAGTCTGCGAGTCCTGCGGGAAGGCCATCGGCAAGGCCCGCCTGCAGGCCTACCCCCGCGCCACATTGTGTGTGCAGTGCAAACAGCGCGAGGAGCGTCGCTGAGTGACGTCGAGCCCTCCGGGGCCCAGAATCGTACGGTGAACGGACCCGCCGCGCGCAGCCCGCGGCGGTTCCTTCTGTTGACGGCGGTGGCCGCGGCGGCTCTGGCGGCCGACTACGCCACCAAGGAACTCGCGCTGGCCGCGTTCGAGCCGGGCGAGTCGATGCGGGTCGTGGGCGAGCTGCTGCGGTTCACGCTCGTGTTCAACACCGGAGCCGCGTTCTCCATGGGCCAGGGCGTGCCCTGGCTGTTCTTCATCATCGCCGTGGGCGTGGTGGTCTACATCCTGTTCATGGCGCGCAAACTCGGCAGCGCGTCGTGGACCGTCGCGCTCGGGTTGATCCTCGGCGGTGCCCTGGGCAACCTCGTCGACCGCGCCTTCCGGCCGCCGGCGCCGCTGCACGGTGCGGTCGTCGACTGGATCCAGGTCCCCAACTTCCCGGTCTTCAACATCGCCGACTCCTGCATCTGCGTCGGCGGGGCTTTCGCCGTGCTGCTGGCGTTCCGCGGCATCAACCTCGACGGCACCCGCGAGTCCGACAATCGGGCCGAGGAAGCCCCGGCCGATGAGGACGGCGCGGCGGCCCAGGCGAAGGGCGCCGAACGCCCCGCCGACGAGGCCGGCGGCGGCCCGCAAACGGCCGCCGATCCGAAGGAGGGCACCGGCCGCGGCGAGGGCGCGGTCGCGCCCGATTCCGGCGCGGAACCGGACGGCACCGACCGCGCGGGCACCCGCCGCGACGAAGGCGGGCGGTCGGCGTGAGCGGCTCCACCAGGACCGGAGACCACCGCGGCATGCCGGTGCCCGACGGCGTCGAGGGCGAGCGCATCGACGCCGCCATCGCCCGTATGTTCGGGCTCTCGCGCACCCGCGCCGCCGAGATCATCACCGAGGGCAACGTCACCGTCGACGGCGCCGCGGCCGCCAAGTCCGACCGCTTGGAGGCGGGCAGTTGGCTGGAGGTCACCCTGCCCCCTCCGCCGGAGGCGCCCTCGGCGCGTCCGGAGCCGGTGCCGGGGATGTCGGTGGTCCACGAGGACGCCGACATCGTCGTCGTCAACAAGCCGGCCGGAGTGGTCGCCCACCCCACCGTGGGCTGGACCGGTCCGACCGTGCTCCAGGGCCTGCTTTCCTCCGGCGTCGAACTGGCCACCAGCGGAGCGGCCGAGCGCCAGGGCATCGTGCACCGGCTCGACGCCAACACCACCGGGCTGATGGTGCTCGCCAAGAGCGAGGCCGCCTATTCCGTGCTGAAGCGGGCCTTCAAGGAACGCGAGGTCGACAAGGTCTACCACGCGCTCGTGCAGGGCCACCCCGACCCGCTGCGCGGCACCGTCGACGCCCCGATCGGCCGCCACCCCGCGGGCGACGGCCGGTTCGCGGTGGTGGCCGGCGGGCGGCCCTCGGTCACGCACTACGACACCGTGGAGGCGTTCCGCGCCGCCAGCCTGCTGGAGGTCAAGCTGGAGACGGGGCGCACCCACCAGATCCGCGTGCACATGGCGGCGCTGCGGCACCCGTGCGTGGGCGACCACCTCTACGGCGCCGACCCCGTGCTGGCCGAGTACCTCGGTGTGCGCAGCCAGTGGCTGCACGCGGTGCGGCTGGGCTTCCAGCACCCCACCGAGGGCCGCCGCGTCGAGTTCGAGTGCGCGTACGCCGACGAACTCGCGGCCTCGCTGGAGCTGCTGCGCGAGGATTGAGCGCGGCCGGGCCGCCCGCGCGCCCGCGTCGGGATCATCCGTTCAACAGGCCCGCCAGGGTGGCCTCCGGGCTGATCGCGTCGGGGTCGGTGCGCACGTCGATGAGGACGGGGCCCTCGGCCGCCGCCGCATCGGCCAGCGCGTCGGCGAGTTCCACCGCGGTCTCGGCCGTGGCGCCGCCCGCTCCCAGGCCCCGCGCGTAGGAGGCCAGATCGAGCGGGCCGCTGATGTCGGTGCCCGCCCTGCGGCCGAGCTCGCTCGCCTGATGCATCGCGATCGTGCCGTAGAGCCCGTTCTGGAACACCACGACCGTGATCGCCAGGCCGAGCCGCGCCGCGGTCTCCAACTCCTGGCCGGTCATCAGCACGCCGCCGTCGCCCACTGCGGCCACCACGGTCCGGTTGGGCGCCGCGAGCTTCGCGGCGACCGCCGCCGGGACCGCATAGCCCATGGCGCCGCTGGTCGGAGCGAGCTGGGTGCGCGGGTGCCGGTAGGTCCAACCGCGATGCAGGAACGCCGCGAAGTTGCCGGCGTCGTTGGTGACGACGGTGTCCTCCGGCAGCGCCTTGCGCATCGCCTCGACCACCGCCCACGGGTGCAGCGGGCCCTCGGCGCGGGTGGCGGCCTCCGGGGGTGCGGTGGCGGTGCGCTCCCAACGGCGGTGGGCCTCGCTGTAGTCGCGGTCGGGCGTGTCGACGGGCAGTTCGGCGAGGGCGTCCAGCGCCACTTGGGCGTCGGCCACCGCGCCCAGCCATACCCCGGTGACCGCGCCGACCTGGTCGGGGTCGATGTCGATCTGGGCCACCGGCGAGCCCGGTCCGGGGCCGGCGGCGGTGGGCAGCCGGTAGGTCTGGCTGGTGATCTCGCCCAGCCGCGAGCCCACCACCAGGACGGCGTCGGCCTCCTCCAGCGATCGCAGCACCGCAGCGGGGCACCCCAGGCCGAGGTGGCCGAGGTAGAGGCGGTGGTCGTTGGGGAACACGTCCTGGCGGCGCCATGAGGTGTAGACGCCCACGTTGTAGCGTTCGGCGACGGCGACCAGCTCCTCGCGTGCGCTGCGGGCGCCGCCGCCGGCGATGATCACCGGGCGTTCGGCCGCGGCCAGCCACTCCGCGAGCCGGTCGCGCTCCTCCTCGCCCAGCGGCGGCCGCGGCGGCTGCGCCCCCGGTAGCGCATGTGCCGCGGGGACGTGTCGGCCGAACAGGTCACCGGGCACGGCGACGGCCACCGGGCCCGGGCGGCCGGTGGTGGCCACCCGCAGCGCCTGGGCCGTGACCTCGGCGAGCCGGTCGGCGCGGTGGACCGTGGTGGCCCACTTGGTGATCGGCGTGTAGAAGGCGGTGAGGTCGACCTCCTGGAACGCTTCGCGCCCCAGGTAGGGGCTGGTGACCTGGCCGAGGAACACGACCATCGGGGTGGAGTCCTGGCGCGCGGTGTGCACGCCCACGGCCAGGTTGGCGGCGCCGGGACCGCGCGTGGCGGCTGCGACCGCGGGGACGCCGGTGAGCTTGGCCTCGGCCTCGGCCATGAACCCGGCGCCGTTCTCGTGGCGGGTCGAGACGAGCCGCAGGTCGTCGTGCTGCTCGATCGCGTCGGCGAGTTCGAGGAAGCTCTCGCCGGGCACGGTGTAGCACCGGCGTACACTCGCGGCGGCCAAGACGTCGACGACCTCCTCGGCGGCGGTGCGCCAAGCCCGGTCGCCGCCGGCCCGGGATCGGTCCAGGCCCTCATAGGCGCCCTCGGCGGCGCTGCCGACCGGGTTTTCGGTCTCCTCTGTCATCGGCGTCCTCCGGCTCGCGGGTTGGTCACCCTTGCCTTCTGCCCGCCCGCGGCTCCCGATTCACCTCGGCGGGCGCGGGCGGAAGGGCCGGACGGGGGCGGCGGCCCGCAATGGGGGAGTGCGGTGGCGTCCTCACAGGCCCAGCAGGCGCAGCCCGGCCGCCGTCGCCGC is a window from the Streptomonospora litoralis genome containing:
- the ileS gene encoding isoleucine--tRNA ligase — encoded protein: MPDDSAARAFPALPAQIDLPATEHEVLRRWSEQKIFERSLEQSRGNPNWVFYEGPPTANGQPGVHHVEARVFKDVFPRFKTMRGYHVDRKAGWDCHGLPVEVAVEKELGLSGKKDIEEFGVAEFNAHCRESVLRNVGAFTAMTERMGYWVNMDEAYRTMDPEYVESVWWALKTIWEQGLLVRDFRISPYCPRCGTTLSDHELAQGYETVVDPSVYVRFPVTSGPLADPERPTSLLVWTTTPWTLVSNTAVAVHPDVSYVVATDGTERLLVAEPLVATALGEDWTLTGERFEGSEMERWNYQRPFELVEFEEPAHFVVLADYVTVDDGTGLVHQSPAFGADDMAVCRAYGLPVVNPVRADGTFEADLGLVGGEFFKTADSALVADLRARGLLLRNEPYEHSYPHCWRCHTPLLYYALPSWYIKTTAIKDRLLEQNARTNWFPENVKEGRYGEWLRNNIDWALSRSRYWGTPLPVWYCAEDHHTVVGSLHELGELAGQDLDDLDPHRPYVDDVAFDCPQCGGRAERVPEVIDVWFDSGAMPFAQWGAPHRNQEAFEANFPGQYICEAIDQTRGWFYSMMAVSTLVFGHSSYENVVCLGHILAEDGRKMSKHLGNVLEPMEVMERHGADALRWFMAASGSPWMPRRVGHEALEEIVRKVLLTYYNTVSFFTLYAGAADAWSHDRLAQAPAPAERPLLDRWLLSELNRVVKGVGEALDRFDTAGAGRLLTTFIDDLSNWYVRRSRRRFWAGAQSPEGASAFATLFEALESLTLAMAPVVPFLTDHVWAALRRPEAPESVHLAPWPEVREDLIDPGLSEQMALTRRLVELGRAARVDSGVRTRQPLSRVLVGAAGFERLPEQLRAQIAEELNVQQLDPLSAVGGDLVDYTVKPNFRALGKRFAKRTPLVAEAIGSADARGLVEQVRSTGWAHVEVEGEPVEISSEEVLVSEQPREGWTVAAEGGETVALDLEITPELQRAGLARELVRLVQDARKSSGLEISDRIDLWWSASDPVTAQALKEHEHSIAGEVLAVTFTEGSPQAEAHSVASEEFGVTVHLRKTAAEAAHRRS
- the lspA gene encoding signal peptidase II, coding for MNGPAARSPRRFLLLTAVAAAALAADYATKELALAAFEPGESMRVVGELLRFTLVFNTGAAFSMGQGVPWLFFIIAVGVVVYILFMARKLGSASWTVALGLILGGALGNLVDRAFRPPAPLHGAVVDWIQVPNFPVFNIADSCICVGGAFAVLLAFRGINLDGTRESDNRAEEAPADEDGAAAQAKGAERPADEAGGGPQTAADPKEGTGRGEGAVAPDSGAEPDGTDRAGTRRDEGGRSA
- a CDS encoding thiamine pyrophosphate-dependent enzyme, with product MTEETENPVGSAAEGAYEGLDRSRAGGDRAWRTAAEEVVDVLAAASVRRCYTVPGESFLELADAIEQHDDLRLVSTRHENGAGFMAEAEAKLTGVPAVAAATRGPGAANLAVGVHTARQDSTPMVVFLGQVTSPYLGREAFQEVDLTAFYTPITKWATTVHRADRLAEVTAQALRVATTGRPGPVAVAVPGDLFGRHVPAAHALPGAQPPRPPLGEEERDRLAEWLAAAERPVIIAGGGARSAREELVAVAERYNVGVYTSWRRQDVFPNDHRLYLGHLGLGCPAAVLRSLEEADAVLVVGSRLGEITSQTYRLPTAAGPGPGSPVAQIDIDPDQVGAVTGVWLGAVADAQVALDALAELPVDTPDRDYSEAHRRWERTATAPPEAATRAEGPLHPWAVVEAMRKALPEDTVVTNDAGNFAAFLHRGWTYRHPRTQLAPTSGAMGYAVPAAVAAKLAAPNRTVVAAVGDGGVLMTGQELETAARLGLAITVVVFQNGLYGTIAMHQASELGRRAGTDISGPLDLASYARGLGAGGATAETAVELADALADAAAAEGPVLIDVRTDPDAISPEATLAGLLNG
- a CDS encoding TraR/DksA family transcriptional regulator, translated to MSVSNAAELPVRPGEDPWTEAELAEVREGLETEVARLREGVAAAESELAERLSDSVEGAGDDPTDTGAKAYQREHDLALNYNTRELLAQSERAIQRMDAGTYGVCESCGKAIGKARLQAYPRATLCVQCKQREERR
- a CDS encoding RluA family pseudouridine synthase, which produces MPVPDGVEGERIDAAIARMFGLSRTRAAEIITEGNVTVDGAAAAKSDRLEAGSWLEVTLPPPPEAPSARPEPVPGMSVVHEDADIVVVNKPAGVVAHPTVGWTGPTVLQGLLSSGVELATSGAAERQGIVHRLDANTTGLMVLAKSEAAYSVLKRAFKEREVDKVYHALVQGHPDPLRGTVDAPIGRHPAGDGRFAVVAGGRPSVTHYDTVEAFRAASLLEVKLETGRTHQIRVHMAALRHPCVGDHLYGADPVLAEYLGVRSQWLHAVRLGFQHPTEGRRVEFECAYADELAASLELLRED